In the genome of Scatophagus argus isolate fScaArg1 chromosome 20, fScaArg1.pri, whole genome shotgun sequence, the window AAATTGCATAAACACATTGATCCTATCAAAGGGATGGATCCTGTAAATTGGCTCACCCCTTTCCGCCAGTGCTATCCTTATGTTTTTAACCCCAGCTTTGTTAAGGGCCTAAGTAATAGCATAGGTGATATGATGCTATGTTGTTGTTCCGTCCAACACTTCCGTACTGTGGGGTGTAAGGAACAATGAGTAAACAGCAGCTAAAGAATATCTAAGGACTACGGTACTTAACTGGTTTGTTGGCTAAAGAAATGTATCATTCTTGCACCGTGGAAATAAATACTACTTTAAGTCCTAGGGCAAAGGCAGCACTTTCAACTGACCTCTGGTTTTTAAGGCTCACAGATTCACGAGTGCCTTGCATGCCAAGTCTCTCTTATGTAAATGTACTGTAAGAGGTGGAATCTGTGGaacactgaatgcattttaagGTACTCTgctttagttgttgttgtttttttttttatttattactgtatttatttatttattttctgcaaacaacaacaacattaatgaCTGATTTTTGGTCTACTGGTTATGCTGAATATATAAAATTTAGGTGGCTTTTTGGTCCCAGAGTAACCTGTGATCTTGCTGAAAAACTTAGGCTCATGGTATGTTATTGGGCGATTGAAGCGGCTGATGTGGTTCACAGCCTCGAAGGTCTGGAACCCCAAAGTGTTCAATACAATAAAATGATCTCACTGTGTAAAATATTTAGGTTACTTTCCAAAagcctgattttattttataatggTTTTGTCCCAGTAACACTTTTATCATGTCAAGTTTATATTAATTAacatcacttttcatttcacaataTCATTTATTTGGTTTTACTTGCCATGTTCTGACCTTTCAGTGAATCACATGCCCCTTGCCTCTCTGAAGCTAACAAATGCAATACAGCTTAAACAGTTAGCGCCGGTTAGCTAGAGCTACAACAGTATGAAGTTGATTGCGAATCAACCAGACACACTAGCTAAACCTCTTTAGCTTTTAGCCTTAGCATAACATGGTCGCTTGTACTACCTATCTGGTAGCAGGCTGGCTAATTAGCTAGCTTGTCATCAAATTATATATCATTATCATCAAAGTGAAGTGCTAGTGTTAGCCGTGCTAGCTAGCTCCTGTTGTACAGAGTAACCACAGTGAAAGactttctttttgcatttcacGTAGTTGCATCTTTCTCTGAAGAACATGTTTAGAATCAAAGTGTGTCAGCAGTAACTGAATTAaccagctaacattagctgctaACATTACAGTTAATACTGGTGCTACATTTTGATGGTGAGTGATAAATCAAGCTCACAACCCCACTTAGCTAGTTAGCCAGCTAGCATACTTTGTCTgtataatgtgtttatttacagcagCCAACTGTTTGGTTGATTATGAAAATGACATAtagattatttttaaatgtgtctaaTTTGCAGAATGTATTCATATTACCATTtaatttataattatttattttttttgctattgAACACTTTGAAGGCCCATTTAAAGATCCCTGTGGTAACACCGTCTGATTTGTCAGCAGTAGCAGTTTGTTTTGCAACAAAATGGGAAAAACACTGCTCAGACATACTATCATGAATAATAAAGATATTCTGGGCAGTGAGAGATACAAGCTGAACAGTCAGCTGCCTTAAGCACCACATCTGCTTTTGAAATCACCCTGTGTCTTTGTAACAAATGATGGGCAAGAGATGATGGGCTTACATTTGCTGATTGATGGATCCTCATTCACATTTGAAAGCAAATGTCTCAGCCCatctctccttcatcctcttcctttCTGGCTCAACAActgtgtatttgtctttttgctctGACATCATATATGCATAAATTGGTGACAAAGAATGATGTCACTATGTggttgtgtgtaaatgttttccatattttgtacatttaaaagTAACACTCAGATGTCTTAAATTAGCCCTTCCTGTATGTTGTATTGACCCAACAGGTAGTTGGGCAAATTGTCACTAGAACTTGACATGTATAGGAACTACTGCACTATACAAACTGATGGCTACAATGTATATTGGCAAATGGTGGCATAGTTCAAAAAGTGTATTCAgtatatatttctattttattttattatgccAGCTATAAGTGACAGGGATGCCAGAATGAGTATGTGAGTTTTTGTACAGTAGTTGTTTGTAGTTGCATCCATTCAAAGAAtgttatgaaaaaaatattaatgcttGTAGAAGTTAAATAAACTACAGAGGTTCAGCAGTTTTGATTTGGGCTCATTTGATAATTCAGCTCTACAACTGAACTCACACCTGAGTTTGCACAACATGACAAATAAGGACTGAAACTGAATATCTTGTTGATCCTTCTCCCAAAACTAAGACAATACCCTGTATGAAGAATGGCCCATCATTGTGCTccaggcagagcagcagccacagtCCACAAATGGACAGTCCCTTTAACTGTATAGACTTGTTCATAAAGATTAAAAGATTCAATGAAAGTCAATACAAATAACAAGTGTGACATTCACATGACAGGCAGTGGTTAGATCAGGGTGCAGAAGCACAACAAGACAGTCTGGTGTTATGGAAGTGAAACTAGGGAAGTTGTTAAATCAGCAAAAGCAGTGACACTCACCAACTTGAAGTTAGTTGTGGATGTGAAGACATTAAGTAGTATGACCAGACTGTGGTGGAAATATTtcctgaatcagaatcagaatcagaatcgtctttattgccattgtaagtgaagaggtttcgcattactaggaatttgacttggtgattggtgcaaacatagaacgtaagaaagagtaacatataatagtagaataaaatagaatgaggtaaaacaaaataaaataagataaataaaataaaataaatatggttctggaggtagtccaaaggTGAagtagtgcagggtggaagtgtaGTGCAtgtaggtgaggtaaacagtgcaaatgaacagcaggtggataatgacatgagcagaaatcagttcctgtactgaagtaactaaagtgcagggcagcatgttagtcagttggtgttcaacagtccaacagcagaggggaagaagctgttcttgtggtgtgaggttttggtccgaatgggccgtaacctcctgcctgaagggagtttcacaaagagtctgtgtccagggtgagaagggtcagctaTATTATATTGCTGTAATACTTATGTATCATGTAAAGGTTAAAATCACTCCATGAAATGTTGCTACTGTAGAAAATAATTTGCTAATTTTCCCTCTGTAGAAATATAACTAAGTCAAGCCTCCAGAGCACATATACTGAGAGCTTTGCCATAAACTCACAGTGGGCGAGAGACGGGTTACGCCCTGGACTGGTCCCCAAGGAGccacagggccgacacacaaagacagacagtcacgTTAAAATATCcgaaatgaaaatatttgcatatttactgCAACTCAGGAAATTCAGTTGCAATATCCGGGTTTCAACCTGTAGGGGGCAGTGcatattccatccatccattttctgtaccgcttatccgttagggtcgcggggggctgtCCTAGCTGACTAagggtgagaggcggggtacatcctggactggtcgccagctTATCGCAGGGCTGCCACACAAACCGCTCACCTACACACTCATgcctagggacaatgtagagcagccaattaacctaacgtgcatgttttttttgggattgtgggaggaagtcggatggagaaaacccacgcaggcagagagagaacatgcaaactccatataGAAGAGCTCAGACCGGGTttcaaacctgaaaccctcttgctgtgaggtgacagtgctaaccactgcaccagaTTAGACTGTTAAAATATTAACACggcagctgatttttttttcattaagtAGAACAAATTCTAGCTTGTGTATTCTTTTGGAGAGCAATGTTATCAGACCTGGTACTAACAAAGAAGTGTGCAATTTGGAGACGGTCCCTGGTGTGCTTTACTAATTGGCCCAAACCACAGTGGGAAGAAATATGATCCGATATCTGTTGTGAAATGCAGTGTACACGCGCGTGTTTAGATATGGCGTGTATAAATATGATGATAGCAGTGGTTTCTTTAGCACTCTGAGTGCTAACAGACGCCGACTCAGCACAGCCCGAACTTGTTTGCTGACAGTCGTCCAAAAGTCGGTTTTCACGGAGCCATTTCAGACATGTTTTGCTCTTGCACTCCTGGAACAGCTCAAAGACGTCTGTCATAGCGCCGAAACAGCATATCCTGtagtgtttgtctttgtcaccGCAGGATCCTTGTTTGGATCCGAGAGCTGCAGTCACGAGTTATTCATGACACACAGTCATTTCCCGAAAACTGCCACACTCCTGTACCTATAGCCTGCCTGCAGGAGGTtggatgtgtgtttctttgaatgACCTACTGCAGGGTTCGTTTTGTTACCGAGACACACAATGCTTTCCTTGGAGCAAGTGAAGCAGAGTTTGGAGAGTGCTGGACAATCTCACATTCTGCAGTTTTGGTCGGAACTGTGTGAGGGGGAGAGGGACAGTTTCCTCCGGGAGCTGTCTCAGCTGGATCTGAAGAGACTGAAGGAACACTGTGAAGGGGCTGCGAGGGCTGCAGCCGCCCCGTCCGCCAGCTTGGATCAACACATAGAACCAGTTCCTCCAGAGTTCATCGGCAGCGTGAGGAAAAGTGACAAAAGCGCTCTAGAAAAGTGGGAAAATGAAGGTTAGTGTCAACAACAGCGGCGCAGCTATTAGTGGGATTACGGTAATCTGCAAAAAATATCGGAAAgagggcaaagaaaaaaagaagaggaagatggtgCCAGGTTACcgaaaaacaacatgaagttTGACTTGTCACTAACGCTCCTCTGAATGCACCGCTATATTAACAACAGCATAAActatattaataataatgatcagtCACTGCACTCTACTGATGGAAAACGACTACATTTCTCTCAAGTAGGCACCGTTACTACTTAAATACAGTtatgaggtacttgtacttaacTTGAGTATTATAATTTTACACTACTTTGTATTTCTGCTTCAGTGCATTGTTCTTTTAGGGATATATGATGAAATACAATCCAAGATCAGATTGGAGGTTCCCTGTCTACTTGGTTTATGGCCACACATTAAAAGGCATTGTCTGGGTGTGACCCTTTCTCATGTTTCAGGTGTTCCAGCAGTTCCACCAGGCATTTCTCTCTGAACCTGTCAGGTGGTTTCATGTAAAGAACAATTTAAGGATCAAAAGAGGTCTGATTATCCAGTATTCACAATAAAGACGAGAGCaaagtcagaaaatgaaaacacgtTTTTGTCCTCTCACATTAATAATCTCAcgacccctcagatttatcttgtggCCCTTTTGAGGGGCTCAACCTCTAAGTTGGCTGTCGGTATTTAAAATTGGCTTGAGAGAAATCCATCCGTTTCGAAAATCCATCACATTATGTCTCAACATTATAACTGTGGAACAATGCGGTGCAGGGTCTACAAATCAATCTGTTTTAAAGTGTGCAATATCATCCAGTCATAACTAATGCAGATTGGTGGattatctttattttctattaaaCTATTAAAATGAGACAACCTGAGAATGGAAAAATCACTTTTAAACTACTCATTGCACATATGTGACCTGACCTCGTTTTATGAAAGGTTTCACTTACACAGGATAATAAAAGGTGTAGCGTGCTATGTTGGCCGCTTGTCTTAAAGTTTAAAGGCTGTGATTTGAAAGCAGTAACTTTACCTTCGTGTaccctgctgcagctgctcatgTTACCACTCTGTTTCGACAGGGCTGTTGCAAATCTCAAGGAATCGAGTTGGAGTCCTGCTCTTGGCTGGCGGTCAGGGGACTCGTCTTGGTGTTCAGTATCCCAAAGGGATGTATAATGTTGGGTTACCAAGTGGCAAAACCTTGTATCAAATCCAGGCAGAGCGCATTCACAAAATCCAGGAGCTATCGGACAGAAAGCATGGCTCAAAGTGCACCGTTCCATGGTAAGATTATGTGATGGACCTTCCACCACTGCTCTAATTATGATGACATGAGGCATATTTAACACAAGGTGATATAACCTCACAGACATTTGAGTATCATACACtactcacagtcacagtttaaCTGGCATTGAGTGATTTTGGCCACATGGGGGggcagaaacaagctgtaaacgCATGAGTAACCtacctttctttttattttgttgatacGGTGAACAGTTGCTCACCTGCCAGTTATCCAGTATTCACTGACGTTTAGCTGTGTTTTAggttaaattaaaaactttaGCTAATCCATCCTAGAAAGCCAAAATGCATTAAGATACTTTActtattttgcaaaaaaaaaaaattagtttaGACAGGAAACTGAATTGTTGGCATTTGATGTGAAATATATAAAGTTCTTATGACAAAGACTTGTAATATTTCAAGGAAAATGGATACAACTTAAATATTTACACCAGCAAATTCAGTTGAAGCTCACTGATGACATTATTACTGCTTGCTGCAGTTAAACCtacatttactttcatttgttGGCCCTAATGTTAGCTGTTTTCAGGTTTGGCATGCCTTGGGGACACAAAAAAGTGAGAATCCTCCCCTGTAAGATGCATGCTGCATGCTGCTGAATTTTTAGGCACCAGTTTATTCCCTGTTTGCGTCAAATATTCTCTGCTACTCCCAAAATGAACGTAAAGGAAGTAAAGAGTCAATAAGAAGAGTAAGTCACAGTTATATTAAGCATTAAAACGTCAGATCATAGACATCATTTGGTACCACAGAGGCCACTATAGTGGATGACTGATGTGTGACGGAAACCTCTTCTTATTTACTGACAAATTGATGAGAACAACTCCTGTTCCAGAGTGAGGGAAACGTGGCAATCAAATAACAGATACACACCTTTCTAGGAGGATGGGGTAGCCTAGCTTTTAAAAGATTAACTTCCACCGAGGGTTatttgtaaaacacacacacacacacacacacacacacactcacactctagGGATCTACACATATGTGTATTTCTGGGCCAATAATAATTATAAGTAATcaagcagacagaaaaccaATATTTGGAACTGGTACACATTTGCAGTAAATTTGCAGAAATGCTATACTACTGTATGTCCACCAGTTAGTCAGTAACTTTGTGTAAAGTAACTTTGTGCCTTAAGCACCTGGCTAATACTAGCTGCTGTGAACAAGGTTGATGAAAGCTGTGAGGCTGACTCAAGAGCACATCTGTGGTTTTGGGAACTACCTGGTCATGATCATTTGTGGGTTTGCCGGTATGAGTGGCATTTTTGCATACAAGTAGCCACGTGAGTCATTGTTGATACATATTTATTATAGCCACTTTAATGGGTTCTGAGTGAtataaaatgatttgttttgctctgtgatTGGGTTTTGGAGATGTTTTAAGAGATATAATGTCAGTAGGATCATAGAGAGTAAATCtaaatttaacatttgaaaCTTCTTATCTGTACTATTCCAACTCTTCAGGTACATAATGACCAGTGAGTTCACTCTGGCTCCCACTGAGAAGTTCTTCAAGGAGAACAACTATTTTGGACTGGAACCATCAAACGTTGTTATGTTTGAGCAAAGGATGATCCCAGCAGTGACCTTTGATGGAAAGGTCATCCTTCAGGATAAAGGAAAGATAGCCATGGCCCCAGGTAGGTGCTTATCCGCTCCTTTTAGAAGATCCAGGGACAAATATCTGTGAAATCACTTTGGTTTCACCTAACACTGTTGATGCATGTTCAAGATAGTTTGAGGTATGAGCCATGTTTCAAAATCTCCCTCTGTCAGATGGGAATGGTGGTCTGTACCAAGTATTGGAGGAAAACAAGGTCCTGGAGGACATGAAGAAGAGGGGAGTGGAGTACCTACATGTGTACTGCGTGGACAACATCCTGGTCAAGATGGCAGACCCTGTGTTTATTGGCTTCTGTGTGAGCAAAGGTGCTGACTGTGGAGCCAAGGTAGCGTAATATCACACAGTAGAAGAGTGaagaattcatttattttgttcctgAGggtggccctgcgattgactggcgaccagtccagggtgtaccccgcctctcgcccgtagtcagctgggataggctccagctcccccgcgaccctgacggaaaagcggtatagaaactggatggatggatggatgttcctGAGGGTCATGTTTGTGCATGGAATACAGAGCTGGAGCTTTTTTTacacttctgtttgtgtattatgaaaaaacaaaggcaTGCAATGTTTTACTGAGTGAGCTCTAAAGGTGCTGGCAGGTGTAGTCTTGAACTTATGACAGAGTCTGTCTAGCCGTTTCTCCCTGTGTCGAGTCTAAGTTAGGCCAACCGTGTTCTGACTCCAGAGAGCATCATAAATACTGAGAAAATGCAGTCACTCTGTTGTTTGAACAACTCTTAGCTGAATAGCTGTTATATGCAGATTTGCCACCTgccacagtcagtgtgtttcaaATAAAGTCATCAGTTAGCAGAACAAGTTGGCAATGTGTGATTCTGAACTTGCATTATATTAAATTTTTACATTATATGACAAGGAGAGGAGAACGATCTTATCTGTGGAGAGATAACCTAACTAGTAAAATCCACATCTGTTCTATTTCCCGGAATGGACACGGAATGGTTTCACTAAGTGCTAAGTGGTTTTAATGGCGAAAACTTAACACTATAAAAGAGACAAGACCATtagaagaagtactcagatcttttacttaCGTGAAGGTAGCAATACAGCAGAGTAGAAATACTCAGCTTCATGTAAAAGTCCTGCTCTCAAAATCTTCAAAAGTGCTTGAAATACCTAAAGTAAAGTACTTATTATGCAGAATGGCCCATTTcagaatattatttattatatcattGTATGCGGTGATACAATAACTTTACTATTGCAGCTGGCAAAGGTGCAGCTATTTCTCACTATTTGATATTATTCTCAGTAGCCTTAATCGATAAtaataaattgtaatttttaattGTGACTCCTGTTTCCTTCTCACCTCTATCATGTGTCAGGTGGTGGAGAAGGCCTACCCTTCCGAGCCTGTGGGTGTTGTTTGCAGAGTGCAAGGCATCTATCAGGTGGTGGAGTACAGCGAGATAAAACCAGAAACAGCTGAGCTCCGAGgacctggaggagagctggtgTACAGTGCTGGAAACATCTGCAATCACTTCTTTACAAGGGCTTTCCTGCAGGATGTGGCAGAGTAAGAGCCTTGCTGTCACGTGTTGGTAACATCCTTCTGACGGCACAGCACAGCAAGtgaaattcagttcagtttatttttatagcatcagttcacaataaaagttatctcatgacactttccagacTGTCAGAACACGCCGATATATGGATGTCAGGGCAATGTTTTTCCTCCAAGTTAAGCCTCCATTTAACTCATCTGTTGTAATCGGGTGTTTATTCACAAATCTAGAAGTCAAACATATACATCAATTTCACCAATATCCACTCTATTTTATCTCTGTTCTGGTCCCGATCATCTCCTGAAAAcaatatctgtctctttagctgctaaatgttttaattagGCCTAATTAGGTCACAAATGTGTGAAGAAACCTCAGGGAGAGCTTCAAAGGAGGGAGTTTGATGACTCCCTGACCTGCTCCATATcaccaccatcaggtcaaaaatTTGAACTTTATTAATACTCTCAAAAACTGGCCAGGTTTATGTGGAAATGTGTGCCCCCCAGAGGATAAATCTTATGTATAACTTTCTTTGCTTCCTTTGTTCCTCTGTTCTTagtgttaatgttgttgtttttttttttgtttgttttacaggaaATTTGAAAGTCAACTGAAACAACATGTAGCACTCAAGAAAGTGCCCTTTGTGGATTCATGTGGCAATCATGTCAAACCTACCAAACCTAATGGCATAAAGAtggaaaaatttgtttttgatgtatttACATTCTCAAGGTACTGTCTTCAGCTATTGACATCCGCAGTTTTACTCTACCTAAAACGGCTtaggtagtagtagtagtatttaaAACACTGAGTTTCTCTCTTTGTAAAGGAGCTTTGTCGTGTTTGAAGTTGTGAGGGAGGATGAGTTTTCCCCCCTGAAAAATGCAGATGGAGCAGCCACAGACAACCCCACCACAGCCAGGAACTCTTTGCTGGCTCAGCACTGCCGTTGGGCCACAGCTGCAGGAGCCACGCTGTTGGATGAACATGGGAATACCCTCCCTGCTACAGCCAGGTCAGAAGAAATGTTGCTACATACATGCTGCAGCAATAGATAGTGTCAGAACTTGAACTCTCATCTCTTTTAAAATTGGAACAAAAAAACTGGTTGGGAACAGAATACCTTTCGATTTGAAAAGCAGAAGTGGTACCAGTAGCATaacttaattaaaaatgtcCTCCACGTTTTCTGGGGAATACACTTTCAAGCTAAGAAAGGAgatacactataaagacaaaagttttgggGAATCTGACCATTACACAGGTACTATGGTGATCTTGCATTCTAAATGCAGGGACATTTGtgtggagttggtccccccctTTACAACTGTGGCAAAttccgctcttctgggaaggtttccCActggattttggagtgtttctgtgggtggTTTTGCCCATTTGGGAAAAGGCTCAGCTCGCAGTTTGTCCAGGAGGggtttgatggggttgaggtcagggttctgtgcagACCAGTTGGGTTCTTCTGCACTGGACTCATCTGACTGTgtatctgaatacttttgtctatatagcacAGATATTATTCTCATCTGTATGCTTAATATGAAGCTGGAATCAGCAGGAAATTAGCctaacttagcataaagaccagaGACTAGGTGAAACAGCTAGTGTACCTTGGTtgtttagaaaaacaaaacaaaacacaacctaCCAACACTAAAGCTCACAACATACCAAATTACTAACACCAAAAGTGACCTGTTAGACTTGTACTCATCCTTTTATAAGTTTTGTTTAATCCAATATGCTTTGGATTTGGAGGCGTAATAGCTAGCAGAGTGATATCAAGTGTCCGAGGTCTGTGTTTGGatatcagtttaaaaaaaacaacaacaactttgttCGTGTTCTCTAAAGAGCATGACTGAGGTATAATTCGTTAATTTTTCCTACATACTCCACCTCCTGATCTAATTCCTTACTTTGACTTTACCACATCTAAATTGTACGCGTAGTCCATTTAAAATTCAGATCTTACTGTAAAATAACTTTTCATCATGTATGTGTACGATTCCACATTtttagttaaaaatgaaaatatacagCAGACAGAATACTGCATATACATTATATACCTGTTCACTGATACTGAAGGATAGCTCAAGGCAGTAATTATAGTATATGTGAGAGGGCTGTGttactttcaaatgtattaaaaacTGGAAATCTAGAATGTAATATGAAGCGACCTCTGCAGTTTGAGTCTTGTGGATATTGTCAATCTTTACAGTCTTTTTAGTTTGAAATTCCCCATATGAAGAGGAGAGATTTTTACAGTGACCACTAATTCTTTCAGTGTGCTTATGGACTTGTGAGTATTCTGTTAAGACAGAGAAATCTGAAGCTGTTCTTGAAATCTAaaattatcctttttttttttctttttagtgtgTCAGCAGGGGACAACCCTCCAGCACAATGTGAGATATCTCCACTGGTCTCTTACTTTGGAGAGGTGAGGACATGAATGTGCCTACAGATCCATGTAAAACATTAGCTTTCACTTTCTAGAGATGGGCCAAATCCAATGGCTGGATTAAACTGGTGAACTCTATAGAGCAACTCTTTGAATAAagtagtttttaattttctcagcCTGCctttaaaatagtttttctcACTGATTACGCTGCTGTTGTTTTCGGTGTTATACCTTGAGAATTAGCCCCTCCTAAATGATTAAATATGGTGctttaatttaatcaatttaaCCTCTATCTCACTCTTCTGTCAGGGGCTGGAGCAACTGCTGAAAGGGAGGATACTGCCATCTCCCTTCATTTTGGATGAAAAAAGGGCCAACGAGCTGCAGGCTCAGTAACATTTCTCTGATTGACGGAAGACTGATTAATGGCAGCAGAAATTTCAGTACAGTGGAGTACAAATGGAGATGGCAACCCCGGATGGATGTGTTGGGTCATTTCTGTCCAGGAATGCGCTAATGTTTGAGTTTTGACTGAAGATAATCATATCTTGTGTAACTGTGTAATTGTCCCTTTGCTAATGAACAGCTTGAAAACAAATAAGGCAAATGAAGGACTAGCAATGACTTTGGCAAAATTatatgacaacaaaaatattatcCCAATACCTCATTATGTGTC includes:
- the uap1l1 gene encoding UDP-N-acetylhexosamine pyrophosphorylase-like protein 1, encoding MLSLEQVKQSLESAGQSHILQFWSELCEGERDSFLRELSQLDLKRLKEHCEGAARAAAAPSASLDQHIEPVPPEFIGSVRKSDKSALEKWENEGLLQISRNRVGVLLLAGGQGTRLGVQYPKGMYNVGLPSGKTLYQIQAERIHKIQELSDRKHGSKCTVPWYIMTSEFTLAPTEKFFKENNYFGLEPSNVVMFEQRMIPAVTFDGKVILQDKGKIAMAPDGNGGLYQVLEENKVLEDMKKRGVEYLHVYCVDNILVKMADPVFIGFCVSKGADCGAKVVEKAYPSEPVGVVCRVQGIYQVVEYSEIKPETAELRGPGGELVYSAGNICNHFFTRAFLQDVAEKFESQLKQHVALKKVPFVDSCGNHVKPTKPNGIKMEKFVFDVFTFSRSFVVFEVVREDEFSPLKNADGAATDNPTTARNSLLAQHCRWATAAGATLLDEHGNTLPATASVSAGDNPPAQCEISPLVSYFGEGLEQLLKGRILPSPFILDEKRANELQAQ